From a region of the Geothrix sp. 21YS21S-2 genome:
- a CDS encoding CaiB/BaiF CoA-transferase family protein, with translation MTKQRMLEGVKVLDLTNVLSGPFATLHLALLGADVIKVENPKDGDLARKLGIVPAFNKALMGTSFLAQNANKKSITLNTKSPEGKEIFRRLVKDADVLVENFRPGVMDRLGLGYASLKAINPKLIYCAISGFGQTGPDALKPAYDQIIQGLSGEMAVNGDERLNPLRTGFPVCDTVGGLNAAFALMAALYHRERTGEGQFIDISLLDSIMPLMGWVAANLLIAGQEPVLMGNDNFTAAPSGTFRTKDGFINIAANKQEQWEAVCDVLGVAELKADPRFQERDTRKKNRKDLTPLLEARLLEKETDVWVEALNANDVPSGAILSLKEALRQPQVQHRGVLQKTEVPGVGEIEVFGLTALFDTCSGDVAAPPPTLGQHNAEIYERAGLDEAARAELKSKGVI, from the coding sequence ATGACCAAGCAACGCATGCTCGAAGGCGTCAAGGTACTCGACCTCACCAACGTCCTCTCCGGACCCTTCGCCACCCTTCATCTCGCCCTCCTGGGCGCGGACGTCATCAAGGTGGAGAACCCCAAGGACGGCGACCTGGCCCGCAAGCTGGGCATCGTCCCGGCCTTCAACAAGGCCCTGATGGGCACCAGCTTCCTCGCCCAGAACGCCAACAAGAAGTCCATCACCCTCAATACCAAGAGCCCCGAGGGCAAGGAGATCTTCCGCAGGCTGGTCAAGGACGCCGACGTCCTGGTGGAGAACTTCCGCCCCGGCGTCATGGACCGCCTGGGCCTGGGGTACGCGTCCCTGAAGGCCATCAACCCCAAGCTCATCTACTGCGCCATCTCCGGCTTCGGCCAGACCGGCCCCGACGCCCTCAAGCCCGCGTACGACCAGATCATCCAGGGCCTGTCGGGCGAGATGGCCGTGAACGGCGACGAGCGCCTGAACCCCCTGCGCACGGGCTTTCCCGTGTGCGACACCGTGGGCGGCCTCAACGCCGCCTTCGCCCTCATGGCCGCGCTCTACCACCGGGAGCGCACCGGGGAAGGCCAGTTCATCGACATCTCCCTCCTGGATTCCATCATGCCCCTCATGGGCTGGGTGGCGGCCAACCTCCTCATCGCCGGCCAGGAGCCCGTCCTCATGGGCAACGACAACTTCACCGCGGCGCCCAGCGGAACCTTCCGTACGAAGGACGGCTTCATCAACATCGCCGCCAACAAGCAGGAGCAGTGGGAAGCCGTGTGCGACGTGCTGGGCGTGGCCGAACTCAAGGCCGACCCCCGCTTCCAGGAGCGCGACACCCGCAAGAAGAACCGCAAGGACCTGACGCCCCTCCTGGAAGCCAGGCTCCTGGAGAAGGAGACGGACGTCTGGGTGGAGGCGCTCAACGCCAACGACGTCCCCAGCGGCGCCATCCTCAGCCTCAAGGAGGCCCTGCGCCAGCCCCAGGTCCAGCACCGGGGCGTGCTCCAGAAGACCGAGGTGCCCGGCGTGGGCGAGATCGAGGTGTTCGGCCTCACCGCCCTGTTCGACACCTGCTCCGGGGACGTGGCGGCCCCGCCGCCCACCCTGGGCCAGCACAACGCCGAGATCTACGAACGCGCCGGCCTGGACGAGGCCGCCCGCGCTGAGCTCAAGTCCAAGGGCGTCATCTAG
- a CDS encoding hydroxymethylglutaryl-CoA lyase, which translates to MAIVIHEVGPRDGLQVERQVVPTEVKEGWIRALMGSGVDIVQVGSFVHPEKVPQMADTDELFRRLSGAKGALLSGLVLNEKGLERGDACGVGMFCMGVSASETHSRKNTGMGSLEAQARIIAMGRAALAAGKKVQVSVQSAFGCGFEGKIPDERVLEIVRAYVDAGLVNISLADTAGHAHPEQVKRLFGQILALGPIQATGHFHDTYGLGMANVYAAMEAGVQVFETSFAGLGGCPFTKVAAGNVATEDLVHGLNRVGQRRDIDVPRLVEIAKDVAAFFGREMTGRVHRTGPLGY; encoded by the coding sequence ATGGCCATCGTCATCCACGAGGTCGGCCCGCGCGACGGGCTCCAGGTCGAGCGCCAGGTGGTGCCCACCGAGGTCAAGGAGGGCTGGATCCGCGCCCTCATGGGCTCGGGCGTGGACATCGTCCAGGTGGGCTCGTTCGTGCACCCCGAGAAGGTCCCCCAGATGGCCGACACGGACGAGCTGTTCCGGCGCCTCTCCGGCGCCAAGGGCGCCCTGCTCTCCGGCCTCGTGCTCAACGAGAAGGGCCTGGAGCGCGGCGACGCCTGCGGCGTGGGGATGTTCTGCATGGGGGTCTCGGCCTCCGAGACCCACTCCCGCAAGAACACCGGAATGGGCAGCCTGGAGGCCCAGGCGCGCATCATCGCCATGGGGCGCGCCGCCCTGGCCGCCGGCAAGAAGGTGCAGGTGAGCGTCCAGAGCGCTTTCGGGTGCGGCTTCGAAGGGAAGATCCCCGACGAGCGCGTTCTGGAGATCGTCCGCGCCTACGTGGATGCCGGGCTCGTGAACATCAGCCTGGCCGACACGGCGGGCCACGCCCACCCGGAGCAGGTCAAGCGCCTGTTCGGCCAGATCCTCGCCCTGGGGCCCATCCAGGCCACGGGGCACTTCCACGACACCTACGGCCTGGGCATGGCCAACGTCTACGCCGCCATGGAGGCCGGGGTGCAGGTCTTCGAGACCAGCTTCGCGGGCCTCGGGGGCTGCCCCTTCACGAAGGTGGCCGCCGGCAACGTGGCCACCGAGGACCTGGTGCACGGCCTGAACCGCGTGGGCCAGCGCCGGGACATCGACGTGCCCCGGCTCGTGGAGATCGCCAAGGACGTCGCGGCCTTCTTCGGCCGCGAAATGACCGGCCGCGTGCACCGCACCGGCCCGCTGGGATACTGA
- a CDS encoding isocitrate/isopropylmalate dehydrogenase family protein gives MTYKIAWLPGDGVGVEVMEATRICLDALKFDATYTHGDIGWEFWCKEGESFPQRTIDLLGSSDAAMFGAITSKPAKDAERELIPELQGKGLVYRSPIVRMRQMFDLYTCLRPCKAYPGNPLNFKEGIDLVVFRENTEGLYSGVEFSPVPAEISNALKHNSKPFGHFAELAPEDYAITCKINTRKGCERIIRAAFEYAKKFGYPKVTAIHKANVVRATEGMFLEIAKQVAKDYPGIQMDDANVDAICMWLLKNPKSYGVMVATNLFGDIISDLSAQLVGGLGFGCSGNMGQKLAVFEPSHGSAPKYAGQYKVNPIATILAAKMMLDWLGETAMGSRLEAATAAVIAEGKVRTYDMGGTSTTLEMGEAIARKL, from the coding sequence ATGACCTACAAGATCGCGTGGCTCCCCGGTGACGGCGTGGGCGTCGAAGTCATGGAAGCGACCCGCATCTGCCTGGACGCCCTCAAGTTCGACGCGACCTACACCCACGGCGACATCGGCTGGGAATTCTGGTGCAAGGAGGGCGAGTCCTTCCCCCAGCGCACCATCGACCTGCTGGGCAGCTCGGACGCCGCCATGTTCGGCGCCATCACGTCCAAGCCCGCCAAGGACGCCGAGCGGGAGCTGATCCCCGAGCTCCAGGGCAAGGGCCTGGTGTACCGCAGCCCCATCGTGCGCATGCGCCAGATGTTCGACCTCTACACCTGCCTGCGCCCCTGCAAGGCCTACCCCGGCAACCCCCTGAACTTCAAGGAGGGCATCGACCTGGTGGTGTTCCGCGAGAACACCGAGGGCCTCTACTCCGGCGTGGAGTTCAGCCCCGTTCCCGCCGAGATCTCCAACGCCCTCAAGCACAACTCCAAGCCCTTCGGCCATTTCGCGGAGCTGGCCCCCGAGGACTACGCCATCACCTGCAAGATCAACACGCGCAAGGGCTGTGAACGCATCATCCGCGCGGCCTTCGAGTATGCCAAGAAGTTCGGCTACCCCAAGGTCACGGCCATCCACAAGGCCAACGTCGTGCGCGCCACCGAGGGCATGTTCCTGGAGATCGCCAAGCAGGTGGCCAAGGACTACCCCGGCATCCAGATGGACGACGCCAACGTCGACGCCATCTGCATGTGGCTCCTGAAGAACCCCAAGAGCTACGGCGTCATGGTGGCCACCAACCTCTTCGGCGACATCATCAGCGACCTCAGCGCCCAGCTGGTGGGCGGCCTGGGCTTCGGCTGCTCGGGGAACATGGGCCAGAAGCTGGCCGTCTTCGAGCCCAGCCACGGCTCCGCGCCCAAGTACGCGGGCCAGTACAAGGTCAACCCCATCGCCACCATCCTGGCCGCCAAGATGATGCTGGACTGGCTGGGCGAGACCGCCATGGGCTCCCGCCTGGAGGCCGCCACCGCCGCCGTCATCGCCGAGGGCAAGGTCCGCACCTACGACATGGGCGGCACCTCCACCACGCTGGAGATGGGCGAAGCCATCGCCCGGAAGCTGTAG